A region of Spirochaetota bacterium DNA encodes the following proteins:
- a CDS encoding LapA family protein produces the protein MKVRQILTLFILLLFLIIILQNTQPVSFTVFVWDITLPLIVMLLTVFIAGLIIGTLFGTSGKRRKNITKL, from the coding sequence ATGAAAGTTAGACAAATATTAACTTTATTTATATTGTTGCTTTTTCTTATAATTATTTTGCAAAACACCCAGCCAGTATCGTTTACAGTATTTGTATGGGATATAACGCTGCCACTGATCGTAATGTTGTTAACTGTATTTATAGCGGGCTTAATTATTGGCACCCTGTTTGGCACATCTGGTAAAAGAAGAAAAAATATAACAAAACTGTAA
- a CDS encoding chemotaxis protein CheW: MKTQTKDTALNSMQIVCFNIGKEEYGIEILKVQEILKLPAVTPLPKSADYIMGVIDLRGKVIPIVDLGVRFGISEKSTKNKRAIVVDIKGKRIGLAIDQVSHVIKLEQKDIEPPPPIVKGISGRFIIGIGKVENKFVIILDIDQIFSSEELKQL, encoded by the coding sequence ATGAAAACGCAAACAAAAGATACCGCATTAAATAGCATGCAGATCGTATGCTTTAATATAGGCAAGGAAGAATATGGAATAGAAATATTGAAGGTGCAGGAAATACTAAAGCTTCCCGCAGTAACACCCTTGCCAAAATCTGCTGATTATATTATGGGAGTCATTGATTTGCGCGGCAAGGTTATCCCCATTGTTGATTTAGGGGTGCGCTTTGGAATTTCTGAAAAAAGCACAAAAAACAAACGTGCAATCGTTGTTGATATTAAAGGCAAGCGTATAGGGCTTGCAATAGATCAAGTAAGTCATGTCATTAAACTGGAGCAAAAAGACATTGAACCACCGCCACCAATTGTAAAAGGCATATCAGGCAGGTTTATCATTGGAATAGGGAAAGTTGAAAATAAATTTGTGATTATTCTTGATATAGACCAAATATTTTCTTCAGAAGAATTAAAGCAGCTATAA
- the larC gene encoding nickel pincer cofactor biosynthesis protein LarC, with amino-acid sequence MKILYCDIQLGASGDMLVGALIDVGLPVEVITTQLQSLPIKGFEIAPEKIVRHGISGIQAGIKAKVDTTHRNLEAIDAIISSTTCSDFVKNNAIKIFDALATAEAAVHGIPKEKVHFHEVGAIDSIVDILSFCIGIEYLQIDVLYYSAFACGTGTISTQHGTIPLPAPATVKLTEGKQVIFTGKVGELTTPTAAAILTTLGKQQLQFGGMISATGIGFGTRDYGFPSYTRVMLLDDTDSQHQLLCVLECTIDDMNPEIYPYVYDLLFSEGALDVYMQQVIMKKGRPGVVLSVLCPFSAVKQCTQIIFSQTTTLGVREYTVSRHFLPRDIATITLYGEQIRIKQSYRYNELSPKPEYEDCKKVAAKIKKPLYLIMEEALKEYYKQKKL; translated from the coding sequence ATGAAAATACTTTATTGCGATATTCAACTGGGAGCATCCGGTGATATGCTTGTGGGCGCACTCATTGATGTTGGGCTACCGGTTGAAGTTATTACTACACAATTACAATCATTACCCATTAAAGGTTTTGAGATAGCTCCTGAAAAAATTGTGCGGCATGGAATTAGCGGCATTCAAGCTGGAATTAAAGCTAAAGTTGATACAACACATAGAAACCTTGAAGCAATTGATGCAATTATTTCATCAACAACATGTTCTGACTTTGTTAAAAACAATGCAATTAAAATATTTGATGCATTAGCCACAGCTGAGGCTGCAGTGCATGGCATACCAAAGGAGAAAGTACATTTTCATGAGGTGGGTGCCATTGATAGTATTGTAGATATACTTTCTTTTTGTATTGGCATTGAATACCTACAAATCGATGTATTGTACTACAGCGCATTTGCATGTGGCACCGGTACTATATCCACACAACACGGAACAATCCCATTACCTGCCCCTGCAACTGTCAAGCTGACAGAAGGGAAACAGGTTATATTCACCGGAAAAGTAGGTGAACTGACAACACCAACTGCTGCTGCTATACTTACAACCTTAGGTAAACAGCAACTACAGTTTGGAGGTATGATTTCTGCAACTGGCATAGGGTTTGGTACACGCGATTATGGTTTCCCAAGTTATACGCGGGTTATGCTTCTAGATGATACAGATAGTCAACACCAACTTTTGTGCGTGCTGGAATGCACCATTGATGATATGAATCCTGAAATTTATCCGTATGTATATGATCTGCTTTTTAGCGAGGGAGCGTTAGATGTATATATGCAACAGGTTATCATGAAAAAAGGGCGACCTGGTGTGGTACTTTCAGTACTTTGCCCTTTTTCAGCTGTAAAACAGTGCACACAGATTATTTTTTCTCAAACGACAACATTGGGAGTCAGGGAATATACTGTTAGTCGCCACTTTTTACCACGGGATATTGCAACGATTACCCTTTACGGTGAACAAATCCGTATTAAGCAAAGTTATCGTTATAATGAGCTATCGCCTAAACCTGAATATGAGGATTGTAAAAAGGTGGCAGCAAAAATCAAAAAACCTTTATACCTTATAATGGAAGAAGCGCTAAAGGAATACTATAAACAGAAAAAATTATAG